A single region of the Actinoplanes sp. SE50/110 genome encodes:
- a CDS encoding DUF4190 domain-containing protein, translating into MTEQPPHPGPTPAEPTSGYPAPGYPAAYPPGYPAAYPPAPPGYPAAYPPASPGYSAAYPPPYPASGYPAAYPPGYPPFPGGYPPPPPTGKIHPFAVTALVTGLIGLAPVAVIFGILAIRRINRTGERGRPQAAGGLIAAAIWLIVILYVVEFVLTFHDLRMTTV; encoded by the coding sequence GTGACCGAGCAGCCGCCCCACCCCGGACCGACCCCTGCCGAACCCACGTCCGGCTATCCCGCTCCCGGCTACCCGGCGGCCTATCCCCCGGGCTATCCCGCGGCTTACCCGCCCGCGCCTCCCGGCTACCCCGCGGCCTACCCGCCCGCGTCTCCCGGGTACTCCGCGGCCTACCCGCCGCCCTATCCGGCATCGGGATACCCCGCCGCGTACCCGCCCGGCTACCCGCCGTTCCCCGGTGGGTATCCGCCACCCCCGCCGACCGGAAAGATCCACCCGTTCGCCGTGACCGCCCTGGTCACCGGCCTGATCGGCCTCGCTCCGGTCGCCGTCATCTTCGGCATCCTGGCGATCCGCCGGATCAACCGCACCGGCGAGCGCGGCCGCCCCCAGGCCGCCGGCGGCCTGATCGCCGCCGCCATCTGGCTGATCGTCATCCTCTATGTCGTCGAATTCGTCCTGACCTTCCACGATCTCCGGATGACGACGGTCTGA
- a CDS encoding glycosyltransferase family 2 protein translates to MAYDYDSFSRLAGPPDPVPDGDYRVRLRRLAHHRPVRSLLIAIFAFTCEATFFGWLLTSADLTGGVSPVTAVMIGAIALIELFRLVNVVTLCLATLRARDPVPVPPEAGLRVAFLTTIVPGKEPVAMVEQTLRAAVRIRGEHDVWLLDEGNDDDVRKMCADVGARHFSRKGVTRWNAAKGAFKARTKHGNYNSWVDAHGDDYDVFVSVDPDHVPLPSFGERLLGYFRDPDVAFVVGPQIYGNYDNLVTRWAESQQYLFHSLLQRAGNRLGAPMLVGTNNAVRISALRSIGGLQDSITEDMATSLAVHATRNPATGRRWRSVYTPDVLAVGEGPSSWTDYFSQQHRWSRGTDEVCTGAFWRALPRLGAGRGLHYALLMAYYPTTALAWLLGTVTAVAHIAFGVHGVQVPQQVWSMLYVDAALFQVGLYLWNRRHNVSPHEEAGSSGLTGMLLSTLCAPVYVTAFRQTVLRQQAGFVVTPKGDSASPDRVATFRSHLCWAAVFAALLVTAVVTGRTGGLMWLWPSLNLALCLAPPVLWATAAKPPAPVAAAPIPAQRTKEPVRTYA, encoded by the coding sequence ATGGCCTACGACTACGACAGCTTCAGCCGCCTCGCCGGTCCCCCGGATCCGGTCCCCGACGGTGACTACCGGGTCAGACTGCGAAGACTGGCCCATCATCGCCCGGTCCGCAGTCTCCTGATCGCCATCTTCGCGTTCACCTGCGAGGCCACCTTCTTCGGCTGGCTGCTCACCTCGGCCGACCTGACCGGTGGCGTCTCCCCCGTCACCGCTGTCATGATCGGCGCGATCGCCCTGATCGAGTTGTTCCGCCTGGTCAACGTGGTCACTCTGTGCCTGGCCACGCTGCGGGCCCGGGATCCCGTGCCGGTCCCGCCCGAGGCCGGGCTGCGGGTCGCCTTCCTCACCACGATCGTGCCCGGCAAGGAGCCGGTCGCCATGGTCGAGCAGACCCTCCGGGCGGCCGTCCGGATCCGCGGCGAGCACGACGTGTGGCTTCTCGATGAGGGTAACGACGACGACGTCCGGAAGATGTGCGCGGACGTGGGCGCCCGCCACTTCAGCCGCAAGGGCGTCACCCGGTGGAATGCCGCGAAGGGCGCGTTCAAGGCGCGGACCAAGCACGGCAACTACAACTCCTGGGTGGACGCGCACGGCGACGACTACGACGTGTTCGTCTCGGTGGACCCGGACCACGTGCCGCTGCCGTCGTTCGGCGAGCGGCTGCTGGGCTATTTCCGGGATCCGGACGTGGCGTTCGTGGTGGGGCCGCAGATCTACGGCAACTACGACAACCTGGTCACCCGGTGGGCGGAGTCGCAGCAGTACCTGTTCCACTCGCTGCTGCAGCGGGCCGGCAACCGGCTGGGCGCGCCGATGCTGGTCGGCACCAACAACGCGGTGCGGATCAGCGCCCTGCGCAGCATCGGGGGCCTGCAGGACTCGATCACCGAGGACATGGCGACCAGCCTCGCCGTGCACGCCACCCGGAACCCGGCGACCGGGCGGCGCTGGCGCTCCGTCTACACCCCGGACGTGCTGGCCGTCGGCGAGGGACCGTCGTCCTGGACCGACTACTTCAGCCAGCAGCACCGCTGGTCCCGCGGCACCGACGAGGTCTGCACGGGCGCGTTCTGGCGGGCCCTGCCACGGCTCGGCGCGGGCCGCGGGCTGCACTACGCGCTGCTGATGGCGTACTACCCGACGACCGCGCTGGCCTGGCTGCTCGGCACGGTCACCGCGGTCGCGCACATCGCGTTCGGGGTGCACGGCGTACAGGTGCCGCAGCAGGTGTGGTCGATGCTCTACGTGGACGCCGCACTCTTCCAGGTCGGCCTCTACCTGTGGAACCGGCGGCACAACGTGAGCCCGCACGAGGAGGCCGGCTCCTCGGGATTGACCGGGATGCTGCTGTCGACGCTGTGCGCCCCGGTCTACGTGACCGCGTTCCGCCAGACGGTGCTGCGCCAGCAGGCCGGTTTCGTGGTCACCCCGAAGGGCGATTCGGCCAGCCCGGACCGGGTCGCCACCTTCCGCAGCCACCTGTGCTGGGCCGCCGTGTTCGCGGCCCTGCTGGTCACCGCGGTGGTGACCGGTCGTACCGGCGGTCTGATGTGGCTCTGGCCGTCGCTGAACCTGGCGCTCTGCCTGGCTCCGCCGGTGCTCTGGGCGACCGCCGCGAAACCCCCCGCCCCGGTCGCCGCCGCCCCGATCCCCGCGCAACGCACCAAGGAACCCGTGAGGACGTACGCATGA
- a CDS encoding macro domain-containing protein: MLKLSFVEGDATAPAGSGPRIIAHVCNDIGAWGAGIVRTISRRWPGPERMFRAWHASPGAEPFRLGAVQLVPVEPELWVANMIVQHGIATRRGLRTGSGHERDAGPPVRYEAIRECLATLAVHARTHRASVHMPRIGCGLAGGVWSEIEPLIEETLGAADIPTVIYDLR, translated from the coding sequence ATGCTGAAGTTGAGCTTCGTCGAGGGCGACGCGACCGCGCCTGCCGGCAGCGGCCCGAGGATCATCGCGCACGTCTGCAACGACATCGGCGCCTGGGGCGCGGGCATCGTCCGGACCATCTCGCGCCGCTGGCCCGGCCCGGAGCGGATGTTCCGCGCCTGGCACGCGTCGCCGGGCGCCGAGCCGTTCCGGCTGGGTGCCGTGCAGCTGGTGCCGGTGGAGCCGGAGCTCTGGGTGGCCAACATGATCGTGCAGCACGGCATCGCCACCCGGCGAGGTCTGCGCACCGGCTCGGGTCACGAGCGGGACGCCGGGCCGCCGGTGCGCTACGAGGCGATCCGCGAGTGTCTCGCCACCCTGGCCGTCCACGCGCGGACCCACCGGGCGTCGGTGCACATGCCGCGGATCGGTTGCGGCCTGGCCGGCGGCGTCTGGAGTGAGATCGAGCCGCTGATCGAGGAGACGCTCGGCGCCGCCGACATCCCGACGGTGATCTACGACCTCCGGTGA
- a CDS encoding TMEM175 family protein, whose product MEHGDATNRRSLYHRISGGSVERLAALSDGIFAVTMTLLVLDLHVPVAAEVSRQRPLWSAGAVAPERALWGALVHVGPSALAFALSFLTLGMFWLGQQTQLNYCARGDRQLSWLHLTFLLGVSFMPFSTALLAEYMTVRLALAVYWLNLLVLGLLLLACLRYAEGAGLLREDRDPGFRAGLRRRIVVAQAVYLVGVLLALVNTYAGITLIVLMQLISAVGPKIRPFDRF is encoded by the coding sequence GTGGAGCATGGGGACGCGACGAACCGGCGGAGTCTGTATCACCGGATTTCGGGGGGCAGTGTCGAGCGGCTCGCGGCGTTGAGTGACGGCATCTTCGCCGTGACGATGACGCTGCTGGTGCTGGATCTGCACGTACCGGTGGCCGCAGAGGTAAGCCGGCAGCGGCCACTGTGGAGTGCCGGCGCGGTGGCGCCGGAGCGGGCACTGTGGGGTGCGCTGGTCCACGTCGGGCCGAGCGCGCTGGCGTTCGCGCTGAGTTTCCTGACTCTGGGGATGTTCTGGCTCGGCCAGCAGACGCAACTCAACTACTGTGCGCGCGGGGATCGGCAGCTGAGCTGGCTGCACCTGACGTTCCTGCTCGGGGTGTCGTTCATGCCGTTCTCGACGGCACTGCTCGCCGAGTACATGACGGTCCGGCTGGCCCTGGCCGTCTACTGGCTGAACCTGCTGGTCCTGGGCCTGCTGCTGCTGGCCTGCCTGCGGTACGCGGAGGGCGCCGGACTGCTGCGCGAGGACCGGGATCCGGGTTTCCGGGCCGGCCTGCGCCGCCGGATCGTGGTGGCGCAGGCCGTCTACCTGGTCGGGGTGCTGCTGGCGCTGGTCAACACGTACGCCGGGATCACGCTGATCGTGCTGATGCAGCTGATCTCGGCGGTCGGCCCGAAGATCCGGCCGTTCGACCGCTTCTGA
- a CDS encoding acyl-CoA dehydrogenase, which translates to MIGDSLDEVHLQEVLDGRWAHIRRAVRDELGKAGFAAVYGETGDEARERVSRLIRQIPSDIGVASAFPRAYGGSDDPGGSVVAAEMLAYADLSLMVKAGVQWGLFGGAVVALGTERHHAAFLPGIIDTEIMGCFAMTETGHGSDVQKLRTTCEYDPATETFDLHTPHEAARKDYIGNAARDGRMAVVFAQLITGGRGRGVHAWLVPIRDADGNPMPGVTLGDAGHKAGLLGVDNGRISFDHVRVPRDMLLDRYGQVAPDGTYSSPIENDTRRFFTMLGTLVRGRVTVGGAASAATRAALTIAVRYGDTRRQFGVPGADREVVLNDYLAHQRRLLPALATSYAYLFAQEELVGTLADVQAGPEPVDEHRQRELESRAAGLKAMQTWHATHTIQMCREACGGAGYLSENRLPALKADTDVFTTFEGDNTVLLQLVAKGLLTGYRDAFGSLDGWGRTTFVAEQVREMVLERTAARGLIQRLVSAVPGRHEEVAVTDRGWHLTMFEDREKHVLEGAIRRLRSGAASKKDHPFDIFNDVQDHVLKTATAHIDRITLEAFVAGIDRATDPGVQALLGKVCDLYALTTIEADRGWFLEHGRLTPARSKAVTAVINDLLKELRPHLRTLVDAFAIPDGWLNAAILREEPARQESTAEEDARITAG; encoded by the coding sequence ATGATCGGCGACTCCCTTGATGAGGTTCACCTGCAGGAAGTGCTGGACGGGCGGTGGGCGCACATCCGGCGGGCGGTGCGTGACGAGCTCGGCAAGGCCGGCTTCGCGGCGGTCTACGGCGAGACTGGAGACGAGGCCCGCGAGCGGGTTTCCCGGCTGATCCGGCAGATTCCGTCCGACATCGGGGTGGCTTCGGCATTCCCCCGGGCGTATGGCGGCTCCGACGACCCGGGCGGGTCGGTGGTGGCGGCGGAGATGCTGGCGTACGCCGACCTGTCCCTGATGGTGAAGGCCGGCGTGCAGTGGGGGCTGTTCGGCGGGGCGGTGGTGGCGCTGGGCACCGAACGGCATCACGCGGCGTTCCTGCCCGGGATCATCGACACCGAGATCATGGGCTGCTTCGCGATGACCGAGACCGGTCACGGCTCCGACGTGCAGAAACTGCGGACGACCTGCGAGTACGACCCGGCGACCGAGACGTTCGACCTGCACACCCCGCACGAGGCGGCCCGCAAGGACTACATCGGCAACGCGGCGCGGGACGGGCGGATGGCGGTGGTCTTCGCCCAGTTGATCACCGGCGGGCGTGGCCGCGGGGTGCACGCCTGGCTGGTGCCGATCCGGGACGCGGACGGCAACCCGATGCCGGGGGTGACCCTCGGGGACGCCGGGCACAAGGCCGGTCTGCTCGGCGTGGACAACGGGCGGATCAGTTTCGACCATGTGCGCGTGCCCCGCGACATGCTGCTCGACCGGTACGGCCAGGTCGCGCCGGACGGCACCTACTCCAGCCCGATCGAGAACGACACCCGGCGCTTCTTCACCATGCTCGGCACGCTGGTCCGCGGCCGGGTGACCGTGGGCGGCGCGGCATCGGCGGCGACCCGGGCCGCGCTGACCATCGCGGTGCGCTACGGCGACACCCGCCGTCAGTTCGGGGTGCCCGGCGCCGACCGCGAGGTGGTGCTCAACGACTACCTCGCCCACCAGCGGCGGCTGCTGCCCGCGCTGGCCACCAGCTATGCGTACCTGTTCGCCCAGGAGGAACTGGTCGGCACCCTGGCCGACGTGCAGGCCGGCCCGGAACCGGTCGACGAGCACCGGCAGCGGGAGCTGGAGTCCCGGGCCGCCGGGCTGAAGGCGATGCAGACCTGGCACGCCACGCACACCATCCAGATGTGCCGGGAGGCGTGCGGCGGCGCCGGCTACCTGTCCGAGAATCGCCTGCCCGCGCTGAAGGCGGACACCGACGTGTTCACCACCTTCGAGGGCGACAACACGGTGCTGCTGCAGCTGGTCGCGAAGGGGCTGCTGACCGGCTACCGGGACGCGTTCGGCTCGCTCGACGGCTGGGGCCGGACGACGTTCGTGGCCGAGCAGGTGCGGGAGATGGTCCTGGAGCGCACCGCCGCCCGCGGACTGATCCAGCGCCTGGTCAGCGCGGTCCCGGGCCGCCATGAGGAGGTCGCGGTCACCGACCGGGGCTGGCATCTGACCATGTTCGAGGACCGGGAGAAGCACGTCCTGGAGGGCGCGATCCGCCGGCTGCGCAGCGGCGCGGCGTCCAAAAAGGATCACCCGTTCGACATCTTCAACGACGTCCAGGACCACGTTCTCAAGACGGCGACCGCACACATCGACCGGATCACCCTGGAGGCGTTCGTCGCCGGTATCGACCGGGCCACCGACCCGGGGGTGCAGGCGCTGCTCGGCAAGGTCTGCGACCTGTACGCGCTGACCACGATCGAGGCGGACCGCGGCTGGTTCCTGGAACACGGCCGCCTCACCCCGGCCCGGTCCAAAGCCGTCACCGCCGTGATCAACGACCTGCTGAAGGAGCTCCGCCCGCACCTGCGGACGCTGGTCGACGCGTTCGCCATCCCGGACGGGTGGCTGAACGCCGCGATCCTGCGCGAGGAACCGGCCCGCCAGGAGTCGACAGCCGAGGAGGACGCGCGGATCACCGCCGGCTGA
- a CDS encoding galactose oxidase early set domain-containing protein yields the protein MIPRPQPSLARRLLRTLAIVPAVAAVLAANQPIVVFAADRIHRFRIDRESYKQAYGHWSMLAVPDKFKINAIHAALLSTGKVLIIAGSGNNRQNFEAGTFKTILWDPATDGFSLVPTPSDMFCSGHTFLPDGKLLVAGGTKSYEVLPGNIRFAAGVMKIKNESPDHGPRTIAKGTRFVAPDGRQYATRTAVTVPAAMKMVHAGQTMVHAGEVEVWVDAVIAGDTQSINQPAQYEIAGLTGRDAKNLYGVADKINREKQEYGGDNTTYEFDPRTERYVRTGNLTDHRWYPTLAPLPGGNVLAVSGLDQFGRMLPGRNEIYLTREHRWVAAPQLTRNFPTYPALFVTRDQRLFYSGSNAGYGSATVGRTPGLWDLTNNDFQPVPGLRDGTMTETSASVLLPPAQRQKVMILGGGAVGDSPVSTARTAIADLSRPHPVYTAGPDLPNPTRYLNTVVLPDDTVFTSGGSSGYRGGPYHGQNRSDLLTAQFYDPYRNAFRTAAAPSVGRDYHSEGLLLPDGRVVTMGGDPIYDRSGKNPGVFEQRVEIYSPPYLFRGARPRISGGPAEVARGATASYPSPDADRIRTARLIRPAAVTHATDVDQRSVALPLRRGPGGITVQIPRDRGLVPPGWYMLFVVDTDAVPSSAVWVHVP from the coding sequence ATGATCCCCCGACCGCAACCCTCGCTCGCCCGCCGGCTGCTGCGCACGCTGGCCATCGTCCCGGCCGTGGCGGCGGTGCTCGCCGCGAACCAGCCGATCGTGGTCTTCGCGGCCGACCGCATCCACCGGTTCCGGATCGACCGGGAGAGCTACAAGCAGGCGTACGGGCACTGGTCGATGCTGGCCGTCCCGGACAAGTTCAAGATCAACGCAATCCACGCGGCGCTGCTCAGCACCGGCAAGGTCCTGATCATCGCGGGGTCCGGCAACAACCGGCAGAACTTCGAGGCCGGTACGTTCAAGACCATCCTGTGGGATCCGGCGACCGACGGGTTCTCGCTGGTGCCGACCCCGTCCGACATGTTCTGCTCCGGGCACACCTTCCTGCCGGACGGCAAGCTGCTGGTCGCCGGCGGCACCAAGTCGTACGAGGTGCTGCCGGGGAACATCAGGTTCGCGGCCGGGGTCATGAAGATCAAGAACGAGTCGCCGGACCACGGGCCGCGGACCATCGCCAAGGGCACCCGGTTCGTCGCGCCGGACGGGCGGCAGTACGCGACCCGGACCGCGGTCACCGTGCCGGCCGCGATGAAGATGGTGCACGCCGGCCAGACCATGGTGCACGCCGGCGAGGTCGAGGTCTGGGTGGACGCGGTGATCGCCGGCGACACCCAGTCGATCAACCAGCCCGCGCAGTACGAGATCGCCGGACTGACCGGGCGGGACGCGAAGAACCTCTACGGCGTCGCCGACAAGATCAACAGAGAGAAACAGGAGTACGGCGGGGACAACACCACCTACGAGTTCGACCCCCGCACCGAACGGTACGTGCGGACCGGCAACCTGACCGACCACCGCTGGTATCCGACGCTGGCCCCGCTGCCCGGCGGCAACGTGCTCGCCGTGTCCGGGCTGGATCAGTTCGGCCGGATGCTGCCCGGGCGCAACGAGATCTACCTGACCAGGGAGCACCGCTGGGTCGCCGCGCCGCAGCTGACCCGGAACTTCCCCACCTATCCGGCGCTCTTCGTGACCAGGGACCAGCGGCTGTTCTACTCCGGGTCGAACGCCGGGTACGGGTCGGCGACCGTGGGCCGCACCCCCGGCCTGTGGGACCTGACGAACAACGACTTCCAGCCGGTCCCCGGGCTGCGCGACGGCACGATGACCGAGACCAGCGCGTCGGTACTGCTGCCGCCGGCCCAGCGGCAGAAGGTGATGATCCTGGGCGGCGGGGCGGTCGGTGACTCCCCGGTCTCCACCGCGCGGACCGCGATCGCCGACCTGAGCCGGCCGCACCCGGTCTACACCGCCGGACCGGACCTGCCGAACCCGACGCGCTACCTGAACACCGTGGTGCTGCCCGACGACACCGTCTTCACCAGCGGCGGATCGTCGGGCTACCGCGGTGGGCCGTACCACGGGCAGAACCGCAGCGACCTGCTCACCGCCCAGTTCTACGACCCGTACCGCAACGCCTTCCGGACCGCGGCGGCGCCCAGCGTGGGCCGCGACTACCACTCCGAGGGACTGCTGCTGCCGGACGGACGGGTGGTGACCATGGGCGGTGACCCGATCTACGACCGGTCGGGCAAGAACCCGGGGGTCTTCGAGCAGCGGGTGGAGATCTACAGCCCGCCCTACCTGTTCCGCGGGGCCCGGCCGCGGATCTCCGGCGGGCCGGCCGAGGTGGCCCGCGGGGCGACCGCTTCCTACCCCAGCCCGGACGCGGACCGGATCCGCACGGCACGGCTGATCCGGCCGGCCGCGGTGACCCACGCGACCGATGTGGATCAGCGATCGGTGGCGCTGCCCCTGCGCCGCGGGCCGGGCGGGATCACCGTGCAGATCCCCCGCGACCGTGGACTGGTGCCGCCCGGGTGGTACATGCTCTTCGTGGTGGACACGGATGCGGTGCCCTCCTCGGCGGTCTGGGTACACGTCCCGTAA
- a CDS encoding ATP-binding cassette domain-containing protein, with translation MTTAIEVSGLRKAFGDRVVLDGIDLTVPAGTVYCLLGPNGAGKTTTVNVLTTLIGADAGLVRIAGHDLATEARAARATIGVTGQFAAVDELLTGRENLRLMADLRRVRGDVATGLLERFDLTAAGDRLAATYSGGMRRKLDLAMTLVGDPRIIFLDEPTTGLDPRSRRTMWEIIRGLVAGGVTIFLTTQYLEEADRLADRIAVLDQGRLVAEGTAAELKRRIPGSHVRLRFATTADLDAAARVLPDATRDDDTLTLRVAGDGGTRSLRSLLDRLGGYALDAEEFSVHTPDLDDVFLALTGNTPKESNR, from the coding sequence ATGACAACCGCGATTGAGGTTTCCGGGCTCCGCAAGGCCTTCGGGGACAGGGTCGTCCTCGACGGCATCGACCTGACCGTTCCGGCCGGCACCGTCTACTGCCTGCTCGGCCCGAACGGGGCCGGCAAGACCACCACCGTCAACGTGCTGACCACCCTGATCGGCGCGGACGCCGGCCTGGTCCGGATCGCCGGGCACGATCTGGCCACCGAGGCCCGGGCGGCACGCGCCACGATCGGCGTCACCGGGCAGTTCGCGGCGGTCGACGAGCTGCTCACCGGCCGGGAGAACCTGCGGCTGATGGCCGACCTGCGCCGGGTGCGCGGCGACGTGGCCACCGGGCTGCTGGAACGGTTCGACCTGACCGCGGCCGGCGACAGGCTGGCCGCCACCTACTCCGGCGGGATGCGCCGCAAGCTGGACCTGGCGATGACCCTGGTCGGCGACCCGCGGATCATCTTCCTGGACGAGCCGACCACCGGGCTCGACCCGCGCAGCCGGCGCACCATGTGGGAGATCATCCGCGGGCTGGTCGCCGGCGGGGTGACCATCTTCCTCACCACGCAGTACCTGGAGGAGGCCGACCGGCTGGCCGACCGGATCGCCGTGCTCGATCAGGGCCGGCTGGTCGCCGAGGGCACCGCGGCCGAGCTCAAGCGGCGGATCCCGGGCAGCCACGTCCGGCTGCGCTTCGCCACCACGGCCGACCTGGACGCGGCCGCCCGGGTGCTGCCCGATGCCACCCGCGACGACGACACGCTCACCCTGCGCGTGGCCGGCGACGGCGGCACCCGGTCGCTGCGCTCGCTGCTCGACCGGCTCGGCGGGTACGCGCTGGACGCCGAGGAGTTCTCGGTGCACACCCCCGACCTCGACGACGTCTTCCTGGCCCTGACCGGGAACACCCCGAAGGAGAGCAACCGATGA
- a CDS encoding ABC transporter permease, which produces MSDSMIMLRRNFRHTLRNPTTLFNAVLFPVVIMLMFVYLLGDAFSVGVDYVDYATPGMILLAVCYGLSATATATNADMTKGIINRFKVMDVSRGAVLTGQVVASLLNNVVAVAAIIGTAFALGFRSSASLLDWLGVAGMVVLLGVSVGWLTVALGLTARTVETAGLATVPLIMLPFFSSAIVPADKMGPGARQFAEYQPFTPIIETLRGLLTGMPSGHDAILAVGWCLVIGVGGYLWAVSAFTKRA; this is translated from the coding sequence ATGAGCGACTCGATGATCATGCTGCGCCGCAACTTCCGGCACACCCTGCGCAACCCCACCACGCTGTTCAACGCGGTGCTGTTCCCGGTAGTGATCATGCTGATGTTCGTGTACCTGCTGGGTGACGCGTTCAGTGTGGGCGTCGACTATGTGGACTACGCGACACCCGGGATGATCCTGCTGGCCGTCTGCTACGGACTGAGCGCGACCGCGACCGCGACGAACGCCGACATGACCAAGGGCATCATCAACCGGTTCAAGGTGATGGACGTGTCCCGCGGTGCGGTGCTCACCGGGCAGGTGGTGGCCAGCCTGCTGAACAACGTGGTCGCCGTCGCCGCGATCATCGGCACCGCGTTCGCGCTCGGCTTCCGGTCCTCGGCGAGCCTGCTCGACTGGCTCGGCGTGGCCGGCATGGTGGTGCTGCTCGGCGTGTCGGTGGGCTGGCTGACCGTGGCGCTGGGCCTGACCGCCAGGACGGTGGAGACGGCCGGGCTGGCCACCGTGCCGCTGATCATGCTGCCGTTCTTCAGCAGCGCCATCGTCCCGGCCGACAAGATGGGGCCGGGTGCCCGGCAGTTCGCCGAGTACCAGCCGTTCACGCCGATCATCGAGACCCTCCGCGGGCTGCTCACCGGCATGCCGTCCGGGCACGACGCGATCCTCGCGGTCGGCTGGTGCCTCGTGATCGGGGTCGGCGGCTACCTCTGGGCGGTGTCCGCCTTCACGAAGCGAGCGTGA